The Pseudomonas baetica genome includes a region encoding these proteins:
- a CDS encoding IS3 family transposase (programmed frameshift): protein MTKQRRSFSAEFKREAAGLVLDQGYSHIEASRSLGVVESALRRWVNQLQQERTGVTPQSKALTPEQQKIQELEARIARLEREKSIFKKGYRALDVGRARAHALIDQLSPQEPVDWLCAVFDVTRSCYYAHRLRRRTPDVERLRLRSRVNELFTQSRSAAGSRSIVSMMQEDGEQIGRFKVRGLMRELELVSKQPGSHAYKQATVERPDIPNILNREFDVPAPNQVWCGDITYIWAQGKWHYLAVVMDLYARRVVGWALSNKPDADLVIKALDMAYEQRGRPQGLLFHSDQGSQYGSRQFRQRLWRYRMRQSMSRRGNCWDNAPMERVFRSLKTEWIPTVGYMTAQEAHRDISHYLMHRYNWIRPHQFNNGLAPAQAEKKLNVVSGIS, encoded by the exons ATGACCAAACAACGTCGTTCTTTTTCCGCTGAATTCAAACGCGAGGCCGCAGGCCTCGTGCTCGATCAAGGCTATAGCCATATCGAAGCCAGCCGCTCGCTTGGTGTGGTTGAGTCCGCGTTGCGCCGCTGGGTTAATCAGCTTCAGCAGGAGCGCACTGGCGTTACTCCGCAGAGTAAAGCGCTGACGCCAGAGCAACAGAAAATCCAGGAATTGGAAGCTCGAATCGCTCGACTTGAGCGGGAGAAATCCATTT TTAAAAAAGGCTACCGCGCTCTTGATGTCGGAAGAGCACGAGCGCACGCGCTGATTGATCAACTGAGCCCCCAAGAGCCGGTTGATTGGCTTTGCGCAGTCTTTGACGTCACTCGTTCGTGTTACTACGCCCATCGTCTCAGGCGCCGAACTCCAGACGTTGAGCGGCTTCGGTTGCGCAGCCGGGTTAACGAACTGTTTACGCAAAGTCGAAGCGCCGCCGGTAGCCGCAGCATCGTGTCGATGATGCAGGAAGACGGCGAGCAAATTGGGCGGTTCAAGGTGCGAGGCCTGATGCGGGAACTGGAGTTGGTCAGTAAACAACCTGGATCACATGCCTACAAACAAGCGACGGTTGAGCGGCCTGACATTCCGAACATATTGAATCGAGAGTTTGATGTGCCGGCGCCGAATCAGGTCTGGTGTGGCGACATCACCTACATCTGGGCTCAAGGGAAATGGCATTACCTGGCTGTCGTTATGGATCTTTACGCGCGCCGAGTGGTGGGCTGGGCGCTGTCGAACAAGCCGGATGCGGATCTGGTCATCAAGGCGTTGGACATGGCTTACGAACAGCGTGGCAGGCCTCAAGGGCTTCTGTTTCACTCGGATCAGGGCTCGCAATATGGCAGTCGCCAGTTTCGCCAACGGCTCTGGCGTTACCGCATGCGCCAAAGCATGAGCCGTCGTGGAAACTGCTGGGATAACGCGCCGATGGAGCGTGTGTTTCGCAGCTTGAAAACTGAATGGATACCGACCGTGGGCTACATGACAGCTCAAGAAGCGCACCGCGACATCAGTCATTACCTGATGCATCGGTACAACTGGATTAGACCGCACCAATTCAACAACGGACTGGCCCCAGCTCAGGCCGAGAAAAAACTTAACGTCGTGTCCGGGATTAGTTGA
- a CDS encoding zonular occludens toxin domain-containing protein, which produces MAIHAYVGKPGHGKSYGVVEHVVIPSLKQNRHVVTNIPLSIDDLLSTYGGNITQLPPNWFELDDLSHIIPPGSVAIIDECWRRWPAGQNTNHANFTDKSLLAEHRHRVDANNNSMRVVLVTQDLAQISSWVRLLIETTYRIRKLSKKAFKVDIYNGAVTGDSPSKSKLVRTTAGTFKPSVYSFYKSATQSDSGAVGDESSADGRASILRSFGLWSTIVVFVLFIGLGIFGVKSFFSASSPGVVEHDIPSSVSKPPIKSSEPAISTTWRLVGFIHPSKPDQSSKAVAEALALIADNNGNTRYISFSNCRYFPDYIEAYCIVDGFKVTNWSLKKSIPIVGGLIGGGV; this is translated from the coding sequence ATGGCTATTCATGCTTATGTTGGAAAGCCGGGCCATGGCAAGAGCTATGGTGTTGTTGAGCATGTGGTAATTCCTTCGCTCAAACAAAACAGGCATGTGGTTACTAATATTCCGCTGTCAATCGACGATCTTCTTTCTACTTACGGCGGCAACATTACCCAGCTTCCGCCAAACTGGTTTGAGCTTGATGATCTTTCGCATATTATTCCTCCCGGATCTGTTGCGATCATCGATGAATGCTGGAGGCGTTGGCCGGCAGGTCAAAATACAAATCACGCAAACTTTACTGATAAATCCCTGTTAGCTGAACACCGGCATCGTGTTGATGCAAATAACAACTCAATGCGTGTTGTATTGGTTACGCAAGATCTAGCGCAAATTTCGTCGTGGGTTCGTCTTTTAATTGAAACCACGTATAGAATTAGAAAGCTGAGCAAGAAAGCTTTTAAGGTTGACATTTATAACGGCGCTGTTACTGGTGACTCCCCGTCAAAATCGAAGCTTGTAAGAACTACGGCAGGCACATTCAAGCCTTCTGTTTATTCTTTCTATAAATCAGCAACTCAATCTGATTCGGGAGCTGTTGGTGATGAGTCGTCTGCTGACGGTCGTGCCAGTATTCTTCGTTCGTTCGGTCTTTGGTCAACAATTGTCGTGTTTGTTTTATTTATCGGCCTAGGCATTTTTGGGGTAAAGAGTTTCTTTTCCGCTAGCTCTCCCGGTGTGGTAGAACACGATATTCCTTCGTCTGTTTCAAAGCCACCAATCAAATCATCTGAACCTGCTATTTCTACGACTTGGCGTTTAGTTGGGTTTATTCATCCATCAAAACCAGACCAGTCCTCTAAAGCTGTCGCTGAGGCTTTAGCCTTAATAGCAGATAATAATGGAAACACTCGATACATTTCGTTTTCTAACTGTCGATACTTTCCTGATTACATTGAAGCCTATTGCATAGTCGATGGCTTCAAGGTCACCAACTGGTCGCTTAAAAAGTCTATCCCCATTGTAGGTGGGTTAATTGGCGGTGGTGTTTAG
- a CDS encoding phage/plasmid replication domain-containing protein, with product MFIDWLTISQEHDHDLPIVCDVFTLTIDANSNEVLSTRQPRFKHEASFSTSVSIHVQGRKIRVEGNPSRVGRLDNLFGFASIEQCVSVYNALLREYGLPGFTRCTRLDIRQGESGAKSGDRIADGAKIERIDLTTNVSLGEGNVLAYLRGVSSQRIGHSIGFLYPNGRTVAWTPKGNGKGGRLQYRKAYDKAFEMDQNCLPKIKRVFGEDSPEYKYVQRVKNYCAQEGVVRMEQELKSEYLQREALCYWAYLMKGVWPNSTVSFLK from the coding sequence ATGTTCATCGATTGGCTGACGATTTCGCAGGAGCACGATCACGATCTTCCGATCGTGTGCGACGTCTTTACCCTAACGATAGACGCGAACAGTAATGAAGTGTTGAGCACCCGGCAGCCTCGCTTCAAACATGAAGCGAGCTTCTCTACCTCCGTCAGCATTCACGTTCAGGGTCGGAAGATTCGCGTTGAAGGAAATCCCAGCCGGGTAGGGCGGCTGGACAACTTATTCGGGTTTGCCTCTATCGAGCAATGCGTCTCGGTATACAACGCTTTGTTGCGTGAATACGGTCTTCCTGGCTTCACACGTTGCACCCGCCTAGATATTCGTCAGGGTGAGTCAGGTGCAAAGTCCGGCGACCGTATCGCTGACGGGGCAAAGATTGAACGGATCGACCTGACCACCAATGTTTCGTTGGGTGAGGGCAATGTACTTGCCTATTTACGCGGCGTTTCTAGTCAGCGAATCGGGCATTCCATCGGTTTTTTGTATCCCAATGGTCGCACTGTTGCTTGGACGCCAAAGGGCAACGGCAAAGGCGGGCGACTCCAATATCGAAAGGCATATGACAAGGCCTTTGAGATGGATCAGAACTGCCTTCCAAAAATAAAGCGTGTTTTTGGCGAAGACTCACCTGAGTACAAATATGTTCAGCGGGTAAAAAACTACTGTGCCCAAGAAGGCGTAGTCCGCATGGAACAAGAGCTTAAAAGCGAATATTTACAGCGTGAAGCCCTTTGCTATTGGGCCTATTTGATGAAAGGCGTCTGGCCGAACTCCACAGTGAGTTTCTTAAAATAG
- a CDS encoding zonular occludens toxin domain-containing protein yields MYGYSCLCWKAGHGKSYGVVEHVVIPSLKQNRHVVTNIPLSIDDLLSTYGGNITQLPPNWFELDDLSHIIPPGSVAIIDECWRRWPAGQNTNHANFTDKSLLAEHRHRVDANNNSMRVVLVTQDLAQISSWVRLLIETTYRIRKLSKKAFKVDIYNGAVTGDSPSKSKLVRTTAGTFKPSVYSFYKSATQSDSGAVGDESSADGRASILRSFGLWSTIVVFVLFIGLGIFGVKSFFSASSPGVVEHDIPSSVSKPPIKSSEPAISTTWRLVGFIHPSKPDQSSKAVAEALALIADNNGNTRYISFSNCRYFPDYIEAYCIVDGFKVTNWSLKKSIPIVGGLIGGGV; encoded by the coding sequence ATGTATGGCTATTCATGCTTATGTTGGAAAGCCGGCCATGGCAAGAGCTATGGTGTTGTTGAGCATGTGGTAATTCCTTCGCTCAAACAAAACAGGCATGTGGTTACTAATATTCCGCTGTCAATCGACGATCTTCTTTCTACTTACGGCGGCAACATTACCCAGCTTCCGCCAAACTGGTTTGAGCTTGATGATCTTTCGCATATTATTCCTCCCGGATCTGTTGCGATCATCGATGAATGCTGGAGGCGTTGGCCGGCAGGTCAAAATACAAATCACGCAAACTTTACTGATAAATCCCTGTTAGCTGAACACCGGCATCGTGTTGATGCAAATAACAACTCAATGCGTGTTGTATTGGTTACGCAAGATCTAGCGCAAATTTCGTCGTGGGTTCGTCTTTTAATTGAAACCACGTATAGAATTAGAAAGCTGAGCAAGAAAGCTTTTAAGGTTGACATTTATAACGGCGCTGTTACTGGTGACTCCCCGTCAAAATCGAAGCTTGTAAGAACTACGGCAGGCACATTCAAGCCTTCTGTTTATTCTTTCTATAAATCAGCAACTCAATCTGATTCGGGAGCTGTTGGTGATGAGTCGTCTGCTGACGGTCGTGCCAGTATTCTTCGTTCGTTCGGTCTTTGGTCAACAATTGTCGTGTTTGTTTTATTTATCGGCCTAGGCATTTTTGGGGTAAAGAGTTTCTTTTCCGCTAGCTCTCCCGGTGTGGTAGAACACGATATTCCTTCGTCTGTTTCAAAGCCACCAATCAAATCATCTGAACCTGCTATTTCTACGACTTGGCGTTTAGTTGGGTTTATTCATCCATCAAAACCAGACCAGTCCTCTAAAGCTGTCGCTGAGGCTTTAGCCTTAATAGCAGATAATAATGGAAACACTCGATACATTTCGTTTTCTAACTGTCGATACTTTCCTGATTACATTGAAGCCTATTGCATAGTCGATGGCTTCAAGGTCACCAACTGGTCGCTTAAAAAGTCTATCCCCATTGTAGGTGGGTTAATTGGCGGTGGTGTTTAG
- a CDS encoding phage/plasmid replication domain-containing protein, producing MDIVSIAEQLVAEGVCDTLRSARTTASYALEWMSGTSNIDFSKSQVKGHAAKLNRIGINIRNACDTSRFAPVFVRQCREVTKSTLSIPTWYQRPNHLQQVAA from the coding sequence ATGGATATTGTGAGCATTGCTGAACAATTGGTTGCTGAGGGTGTTTGCGACACTCTACGTTCTGCTCGTACCACGGCTAGTTACGCTCTTGAGTGGATGTCTGGCACATCCAACATTGACTTTTCAAAGTCTCAGGTAAAAGGACATGCGGCCAAACTTAATCGTATCGGCATCAACATTCGCAATGCTTGCGATACGAGTCGTTTTGCTCCGGTGTTTGTCCGCCAGTGTCGGGAAGTGACGAAAAGTACTCTGTCTATACCAACATGGTACCAGCGCCCTAATCATCTGCAGCAGGTTGCCGCGTGA